In Pedobacter sp. SL55, the following proteins share a genomic window:
- a CDS encoding tetratricopeptide repeat protein, whose product MSLKIITFYLLLLPLQICAQKPITAKAAYTKANKASAIQNWNEALKWYKLAAQKGNADAMYNLGYMYESGQGIDQNYPEAMKWYRKAIAKGQTNAMVALGIIYQNHDSYTEAENCFKLAADKGNTDAEDLLGYFYFIKERYKEALVWLNKAAIKNKPMSLYYLAEMYYNGYELQQDQKKAKLYFEKAAEMGEENAISKLKTIQ is encoded by the coding sequence GTGAGCTTAAAAATCATTACTTTTTATCTATTGCTTTTGCCTTTACAAATTTGTGCACAAAAACCCATTACAGCCAAAGCAGCCTACACAAAAGCCAACAAGGCTAGTGCAATACAAAATTGGAACGAAGCGCTAAAATGGTACAAACTTGCTGCCCAAAAAGGCAATGCCGATGCCATGTACAATTTAGGCTATATGTACGAAAGTGGCCAGGGCATAGACCAAAATTACCCAGAAGCAATGAAGTGGTATAGAAAAGCAATTGCAAAAGGACAAACCAACGCCATGGTAGCATTGGGTATTATTTACCAAAACCACGATAGCTATACCGAAGCCGAAAACTGCTTTAAACTCGCAGCAGATAAGGGCAATACCGATGCCGAAGATTTGTTGGGCTATTTTTACTTTATCAAAGAACGCTATAAAGAAGCATTGGTTTGGTTAAACAAAGCCGCTATCAAAAATAAACCTATGTCTTTATACTACCTTGCCGAGATGTACTACAATGGTTACGAATTACAACAAGATCAAAAAAAGGCTAAACTTTATTTCGAAAAAGCAGCAGAAATGGGAGAAGAAAATGCAATATCAAAACTTAAAACAATACAATAA